CACCGCCGCTCTGTATGAGCACCAGCTGCCCCGGCTGCACTCCGACACCACCCTGGATATGCGCCAGTTCACCGGCCAGCCGCTGCTGGTGGTAAACACCGCCAGTCACTGCGGCTTTACCGGCCAGTTTGAGGGGCTGGAAGCCCTGTATCAGCAATACAAGGATCAGGGATTAAAGGTGGTGGGCTTTCCCTCCAACGACTTCAAGCAGGAAGCCAAAAGCGAGGCCGAAGCAGCGGAAATGTGCTTTGTGAATTACGGCGTGACCTTTGACATGGCGGCACCGGTGAGCGTAAAAGGCGACGATGCCCACCCCATTTTCAAGGAGATCACTCGCCAGACCGGCAAGCAGCCCCGCTGGAACTTTTACAAGTTTGTAATTGATCGGGAAGGCCGGGTCACCGAGGTGTTTTCCAGCATTACTGGGCCCGAGAGTAAGCGGCTGAAGGCGGCGATAGAGCAGGTTTTGTAAGGTGCATCATGCGAAGCAGCGACAGGGTTACCTACGCCGACACGCTTCGAGCCCATCCATGGGACGCTCGGCACATGCCGTCCATGGCATGTGACGGTCGGCTACGGCAATCCCTGCTGCTGCTTCGTTCAACCTCTGAGCTGTCTAGTACAAGGGCAGACGGCTCGGGGCCAAGAAAGGAGGGATGATGGCACAGTTCCGCTGACCCTCTGCGCCATGGATGGCGCGGCGGAGCCTCCATGGAAGGATTCACGGCGTGTCAGCGGAGCTGGTCATTATTCCGACTCGTTGCGGAACGTGCAGACGAAAAAAGGGAGCACATCGTGCTCCCTT
The Oceanimonas pelagia genome window above contains:
- a CDS encoding glutathione peroxidase — translated: MKKFFCGLCGLLLCQTASATEPNTAALYEHQLPRLHSDTTLDMRQFTGQPLLVVNTASHCGFTGQFEGLEALYQQYKDQGLKVVGFPSNDFKQEAKSEAEAAEMCFVNYGVTFDMAAPVSVKGDDAHPIFKEITRQTGKQPRWNFYKFVIDREGRVTEVFSSITGPESKRLKAAIEQVL